The Nitrospirota bacterium sequence GGCCGCGTGCTGTTCCACCTCGCTTTTCCGGTGAGCGACCTCCAGGAGGCCAAGCGGTTCTACGTGGACGGGCTGGGGTGCGCGATGGGACGTGAAGCGCCCTTCTCCCTGATCCTCGACCTGCGCGGCAACCAGATCGTGGCCCAGCTCACGGACCAGCCGCCGGAGCCGCAGAGGGGGATCTACCCCCGCCACTTCGGCCTCGTGTTCACCTCGAAGGAAGACTGGCAGGCCCTGGTGGACCGGGCCAAGGCCAAGGGCCTGCGCTTCTACCAACAGCCCCGCCTCCGGTTCCCCGGCACCAGGCTGGAGCACGACACGTTCTTCCTCGAAGACCCCTTCCACAACCTGCTGGAGTTCAAGCACTACACGCACGAGTCCGCCATCTTCGGCGAGCGGGAGGATGCGCGGGTGGGGGATCGAACTGGAGCCCCGGAGCGGCGCTAGCGTGCCGGTGGATCGCGCCGTCTGCTCAGTTGGGGAGCTTTCTCCATCCGGGCCAGGATTTGCCGCTGGCGCTCGGCGAGATAGGGCGTGAGGCGGATCGGGTCGTAGCGCCGGGGGGAGGGGAGAATGGCCGCCAGCAGGGCGGCTTCCTCGCGGGACAGGTCCTGGGCGGCCTTGCCGAAGTGGTGGCGCGCCGCCGCCTCGGCCCCGTAGACCCCGTCGCCCCACTCCACCACGTTCAGGTAGAGCTCCAGGATCCGTTGCTTGCCGAGGTGCTGCTCCAGCGACCAGGTGAGCAGCGCCTCGCGGACTTTCCGGAGCAGGGTCTTCTCCGGGGACAGGTACAGGTTCTTGGCGAGCTGCTGCGTGATCGTGCTGCCGCCCCGCTGGAGCTTGCCGGCCTCCACGTTGCGCGCGGCCGCCTCCCTGATCCCCTTCCAGTCGAAGCCTCCGTGCTCGTAGAACGAATCGTCCTCGGCCAGGACGACCGCCTGCCGCAGGTACGGGGAGATGCGCGGGAGCGGAACCCAGGTCCACCGGGGCGGCCGGGCCGTGGCCGCCGTCCGGGCCTGGATCAGCGCCGTCGTGCGGGGGTTGCTCTTCGCGAGCTGGGCCACGTCCGGGAACGTCGCCGACCAGTAAAGGGCCAGCCCGGCCAGGCCCACCCACAGCAGCAGGATCAGGCCGCGGGCGAGGCGGGCCGGTGTCAGTCGCGGGTTTGACATGGAGATGGCGCGATGAGTATGAAGAAGGCGCGAGGCGCGAGGCAAGAGGGGGAAGCGTCTGCGTGAAAGCATGAAGATCCTCACCGCCGAATTCGTGCGCAGTTGCCTGAAGCCGGAGCAGTTCCCCCGGGAGCCCCTGCGCGAGGTGGCGCTGGTGGGCCGCTCGAACGTGGGGAAGTCCTCGCTGCTCAATTCCCTCCTCCACCGTCGGGGGCTTGCGAAGGTCAGCCGCACGCCCGGCAAAACCCGGGCGGTCAATTTCTTCCTCGTGACCACGGACGATCCGCAGGTCCGGCGGTTCTATCTGGTGGACCTGCCCGGCTACGGCTATGCGAAGGCTCCCAAGTCGGTCCGCATCTCCTGGGGCCCGCTCATCGAGCGGTATCTCGCCGACCGGCCGCAATTGCGCGGCGTCTTCCAGCTCGTGGACGCGCGGCGGATCGAACCGCAGGACCGGGACACGTTCCAGTGGCTCCTGGGGACAGCGGGGACGCCGGTGCTGGTGGCGACCAAGGTGGACAAGCTCTCCCGCACCCAGCGGTCCACCAGCCTGGCGGCGATGCGCGAGATCTTCGGCGCGGCGGCCCGGCTCGGACCGATTCCCTACTCCTCGATCACGCATGAGGGCCGGGAGGAACTCTGGGCGGCGATCCGGACGATGCTGGTTGCATCGTCCGGCGAGAGGCTCGAGGCGAGGGGCGAGCGGTAGGGCAATCAAGCCGGGCGTCGTTGGCCCCCGCGCGCCTCGCTGCCGTCTTTTAGAATTTCACTTCGATGTACGCCCTGTTCTTGAGGTCGGCCAACCAGACCTGGTACATGTCCTCGCTCTTCTGGCTGTAGACGAGCCCGTGGATCTCGGTCTTGACCTCGGCGAAGGGGCGGAACTGCGGCGGGGTCTTCTCCTCCAGGCGGATGATGTGGAAGCCCTGGGGCGTCTCGATCGGCTCGCTGAATTCCCCTCCCTGCAGGGTCGCCAGGGCCCGCTCGATCTGTGGGAGGAGCTCGCCCTGCCGGACGAGGCCGAGGCTGCCGCCCCTGGTGGCCTCCGGGCC is a genomic window containing:
- a CDS encoding VOC family protein, which codes for MGRVLFHLAFPVSDLQEAKRFYVDGLGCAMGREAPFSLILDLRGNQIVAQLTDQPPEPQRGIYPRHFGLVFTSKEDWQALVDRAKAKGLRFYQQPRLRFPGTRLEHDTFFLEDPFHNLLEFKHYTHESAIFGEREDARVGDRTGAPERR
- the mtgA gene encoding monofunctional biosynthetic peptidoglycan transglycosylase, with product MSNPRLTPARLARGLILLLWVGLAGLALYWSATFPDVAQLAKSNPRTTALIQARTAATARPPRWTWVPLPRISPYLRQAVVLAEDDSFYEHGGFDWKGIREAAARNVEAGKLQRGGSTITQQLAKNLYLSPEKTLLRKVREALLTWSLEQHLGKQRILELYLNVVEWGDGVYGAEAAARHHFGKAAQDLSREEAALLAAILPSPRRYDPIRLTPYLAERQRQILARMEKAPQLSRRRDPPAR
- the yihA gene encoding ribosome biogenesis GTP-binding protein YihA/YsxC, which codes for MKILTAEFVRSCLKPEQFPREPLREVALVGRSNVGKSSLLNSLLHRRGLAKVSRTPGKTRAVNFFLVTTDDPQVRRFYLVDLPGYGYAKAPKSVRISWGPLIERYLADRPQLRGVFQLVDARRIEPQDRDTFQWLLGTAGTPVLVATKVDKLSRTQRSTSLAAMREIFGAAARLGPIPYSSITHEGREELWAAIRTMLVASSGERLEARGER